One Solanum lycopersicum chromosome 2, SLM_r2.1 genomic region harbors:
- the LOC104645886 gene encoding F-box protein At1g52495-like: MKKKSNMEVPNDVTREIIRKLPYKSQCRFRCVSFFWKDVIDSVKDYNVYTLIQKKDVIHPVFSLLDSSRELVLPLTNPFPSYLYEMKIVGSLDGIVCLCRPNWGDVITLWNPFESSFKFVQLSTNSKRHKHLASVAMAHTGTNIVIVRIILSSHKKVEILPTNSLHSKWISKKVDLQFELENQDSCGIIYSGQPYWIGIQHEKNREREIVLKFDGGTFKMTSYPIIFKEDRGKNYHKMLVNLYSHHMLGMLVWDDKPTSKIEVCGFDHNEQWIMLWTVSPPLEIDRILGMSVKGHIIVEYDDRILLIVSRGVHMGLAQCKIQIGDRRRELGMNGCFEILEIQRSTLIVEGMSTVEEKRWSHADIRDYVN; the protein is encoded by the exons ATGAAGAAGAAATCAAACATGGAAGTGCCTAATGACGTAACAAGAGAAATCATCCGCAAGCTTCCATATAAAAGCCAATGCAGATTTCGTTGCGTAAGTTTCTTCTGGAAAGATGTGATTGATTCTGTTAAAGATTATAATGTCTACACACTCATTCAAAAAAAGGATGTGATTCATCCTGTATTTTCCTTGCTGGACAGTTCCAGGGAACTTGTTTTACCTCTTACGAATCCGTTTCCAAGCTATCTCTATGAAATGAAGATAGTCGGTTCATTGGATGGCATTGTATGCCTTTGTCGCCCCAATTGGGGCGACGTTATCACGCTTTGGAATCCTTTTGAAAGCAGTTTTAAGTTTGTACAGTTAAGTACAAATTCCAAAAGACATAAACACTTGGCTTCAGTAGCCATGGCACATACAGGAACTAACATTGTTATAGTTAGGATTATTCTCTCAAGtcataaaaaagttgaaatacTTCCTACCAACAGCCTACATTCTAAATGGATCAGTAAAAAGGTTGATCTTCAGTTTGAGTTAGAGAACCAGGATTCTTGTGGTATCATTTATAGTGGACAGCCCTACTGGATAGGGATTCAGCATGAGAAGAATAGGGAAAGGGAGATTGTGCTGAAATTTGACGGTGGtaccttcaaaatgacatcctATCCAATCATCTTCAAAGAAGATCGTGGTAAAAATTACCATAAGATGCTCGTCAATTTGTACAGCCATCACATGCTAGGAATGCTTGTGTGGGATGACAAACCAACATCAAAAATTGAAGTATGTGGTTTCGATCACAATGAACAATGGATCATGTTATGGACAGTCTCACCCCCCTTAGAAATAGACCGTATATTAGGGATGTCTGTGAAAGGGCATATCATCGTCGAATACGACGATAGAATTCTACTAATTGTTTCGAGAGGTGTTCATATGGGGTTAGCCCAATGCAAAATTCAGATTGGAGACAGACGAAGAGAACTAGGAATGAATGGCTGTTTTGAAATCTTAGAAATACAAAGGAGTACTTTAATTGTAGAGGGAATGTCTACTGTTGAGGAGAAGAGGTGGAGCCATGCTGACATAAG GGATTATGTTAACTAA